Within Sphingobium aromaticiconvertens, the genomic segment ATGCACGCCGCGGATGCCGCGCAACGCATCGCACATTTCCTTCAACCGCATGGCCGGCCCTTGCACCAGCAGCACTTCGAGCGACTGGTCATCCTCCAGAAAGACGTGCTGCGAAGAAATGACTTCCTTCAGATAATCCGCCTGGGTCTGGGCGAGCTGCTGCCGCACGCGGCCCCGGTCGCCCCGATAAACGATCGTGACCGTCCCCGCGAGCATGTTCTCGGGACGGGTTAGCGCCTCATGTTCGGCCAGCGCATGGCGGATCAGCTCCGCGATGAGCTGAGATCGGGAAGGCAGGCCGCGTTCTTCGACCATTATGTCCAGCTGGCGGAAAAGTTCTGCCGGAAGGCTCATGCTGAGCCGGGCAAGGCTAGTGGGTTCGGTGCTCATGCCGTAGCCTTCTCAATTATTACCAATGTCGTCAAGTTTAATACTCTCATCGATCACGTGCGGGGGCTGAGTCTTTTTGATAAGAGGCAAATCATAGACCGCCGTGGCGCCAAAACGGTGAGGTGCGTGCGGATCGCGGCGGCGCTTGTCCAGGGTCAGGACGCGGGTGCCCAGGGAAAAGGCTTCCCTGATATCATGTGTAACCATGATGACAGTTAGTGAATAGTCGCGCCATAATCGGGTTATGAGGGCGTGCATATCCGCCTTTATTCCAGGATCAAGCGCGCCGAAAGGTTCGTCGAGAAGCAGGATACGGGGCCGCTTGATCAGGGCCTGTGCGATGGCGAGCCGCTGCTGCATGCCGCCTGACATCTGCGCGGGATAGAGGTGGAGGCTGTCGCCAAGGCCCACTGCGCCCAGCATCTCTTCCGCCTCCGCGATGGCCGCGCGGCGGCGGGCGCCGAACAGCCGCGCTGCAATGGGGGCCTGCGCACATTCCAGACCGAAAACGGTGTTCCGCAGGACCGACAGATGTGGGAACACCGAATAGCGCTGGAACACGACGCCGCGATCCGGCCCGCATTCAGGTGTAAGGGGCGTGCCGTCGAGCAGGATCGAACCACGCGTCGGAACTTCCTGGCCCAGCACGACCCGCAACAGGCTGCTCTTGCCGGCGCCGGATGGCCCGATGATCGAGACGAAGGAGCCAGCCTCGATGTCCAGATTTACCCGCTCCAGCACGACCTTGTCGCCATATTCGACCCACAGGTTGCGAAGGCTCAGCAGCGCGCTCAATGGCTTGCCCCATGTGCCCAGGGAAAGAAGCGACGGCTGAACCACATCAGGATCATATCCATCACGATCGCCAGCAGCGCGATCCAGGCGACATAGGGCAGGATGATATCCATCGACAGGTAGCGGCGGACAAGGAAGATGCGATAGCCCAGGCCGATGTCGGACGCGATCGCCTCCGCCGAGATCAGGAAGACCCAGGCCGGGCCGAGCGACAGGCGCACCGCCTGGATCAGGCGCGGCATTGCCTGCGGCAGCGCAACGCGCAGCATCACTTGCCAACTACTGGCCCCCAATGTCTGGGCCTTGACGATCTGTTCCCGCGGGAGCGCGATAATGTGGGCCGCAACGTCCCTGATCATGAACGGCGCTATGCCGATGAAGATCAACGCCACCTTCGATGTTTCGCCAAGGCCGAAGGCGATGAACAATATCGGCAGCAGCGCGACGGGGGGGATGACCGCAATTCCCGTGACCAAGGGGCCAAAGGTGGCCCGTACCGGCGGAAGGACGCCCAGTAGCAATCCCACCAGCAGCGCTGAAAGGGCGGATAGACAAAGGCCTGTGCCCAGTCGCTGCAGACTGGCGACCGTGTCGGCCCAGAAGATCAGCTGGCCAGAAAGCTGGTCCGGCTGGAACAACAGCGCCGACATCGCATCGGCCATGTCGCCGGGCAGGGGCATTATCTTGTCGCTGGGGTTGGCCGCATGGCGGCTGGCCGCTATCAAGAGATAGACCAGCACCAACAGCAGGATCGGGATCGCGCCCAGCAGGACGCTGCTGCCCCGTCCGATGCGGCGGTTCACCCAGCGCATGACGCGATGGCCCCGTTCCGCCTTCGCCGCTCAGAGCTTACCATCGGCGGCCATCTGCATGTAGCTCGGATCGAAGCGCAAGGTCACATGGTTGGCATCGCCCAGCGTCTTGTTGCCTGGAAAGGACATGCCGACGGCGTCGGCGGATTTCGCCCCCTGACCAAAGAGGCCCTTTGAAAAACTGAAGTCCCGCACGCGCGTCATGGTGGTAATCAGCGCGGGAGAGGAAGTGGCCGCCACGGCAGCCTTCGGGTCGGCGTAAAGATAGGTGGTGGCAAGTTGGCCGTCGAAAAGATCCGGCTTGCTGCCTGCCAGCTTCGCCATGGCGGCCCGTGCCGCTTTTCCTTCCGCATCCTGCCGCTGCATCAGCGCGGTCGTCTCGTACCAGATGCCGACCAGGGCTTTTCCGAGATTGGGATTGGCCTTCAGCGTGGCAGTGTCGACGCACAGCAAATCCAGTATCTCGCCGGGAATTTGAGCTGAACTGAAGACCTGTTTCGCGCCCGGCGTTTCCTTCATGGCCGAAAGCTGAGGATTCCAGGCGGCTGCGGCCGTGACTTCCGGGGTTGCGAAGGCGCCGACAATGTCTGCGTCCGCCGTGTTCACTGTCTTGACGTCGGACAATTTCATACCGACGGAATTGAGACCGCGCGCGAGCAGGTAATGGGAGACGGAAAGCTCGACGAGATAGACCTGCCGGCCCTTGATGGCGGCAAGCGTGTCGGCGCCTTTCAGCATGATCCCGTCATTGCCGTTCGAATAGTCGCCAATGATGATCGCGCTGGTATCCTTGCCGCCCGCAGCCGGAATGGTGAGTGCATCCATATTCGCGACGGTCACGCCGTCCAGCTTGCCGGCCGTATATTGGTTCACCGACTCCACATAATCGTTCACCTGAACGATATTGATCTTGAGCCCGTATTTATCCGCCCATTTTTTCACGATGCCGGCCTGCTGGGCATAGGGCCACGGCATCCATCCCGCGTAGATCGACCAGCCAATGTTGAACTCTGCTCGAGGCTCCGGCGCCTTGTTCGATGTTTGCGAACAGGCCGCGGCCATCAATGCGCACGCCATGAGCGCGAGTCTTCCAAAGCCGCGGACACTGTCGAGCATGATTCGTCCCCTTTCGCACTGCAACATTGCCGCAAAACAGACCCTTGTCCATACATCATTATTACTATTGCAGCAGTTGGTAATATCAATATCATGGGTGCGTCGCGACTGGATCGTGTTCGATCGGAGAGGCATGCATCAAAGGCGTTTTGGCACAAGCCGCCAAAAATGCAGTCGGCAACGGGACGCGCAGATCCCAACGATAATCTCGATCGAGACACAGGGTGTCGGAAGGGGAATGAGCATGAAACGATCCGCTGGTTTGATACCATTGTTGGTAGCGCTCTGTGCCGCGGCGCCGCCGGAGCCGGCGGCGTTTCGCGAAAAGACCCTCACCGTACCGGGCTTTGCGGACTTTCTGGCGGTTGACGGCGACACCGTGTGGGCCACC encodes:
- a CDS encoding CopG family ribbon-helix-helix protein, whose protein sequence is MSTEPTSLARLSMSLPAELFRQLDIMVEERGLPSRSQLIAELIRHALAEHEALTRPENMLAGTVTIVYRGDRGRVRQQLAQTQADYLKEVISSQHVFLEDDQSLEVLLVQGPAMRLKEMCDALRGIRGVHQLQLVTTTALLPPLHEQDGLGKNPAATSSKKQVSKDIAA
- a CDS encoding ATP-binding cassette domain-containing protein; translated protein: MSALLSLRNLWVEYGDKVVLERVNLDIEAGSFVSIIGPSGAGKSSLLRVVLGQEVPTRGSILLDGTPLTPECGPDRGVVFQRYSVFPHLSVLRNTVFGLECAQAPIAARLFGARRRAAIAEAEEMLGAVGLGDSLHLYPAQMSGGMQQRLAIAQALIKRPRILLLDEPFGALDPGIKADMHALITRLWRDYSLTVIMVTHDIREAFSLGTRVLTLDKRRRDPHAPHRFGATAVYDLPLIKKTQPPHVIDESIKLDDIGNN
- a CDS encoding putative urea ABC transporter substrate-binding protein — protein: MLDSVRGFGRLALMACALMAAACSQTSNKAPEPRAEFNIGWSIYAGWMPWPYAQQAGIVKKWADKYGLKINIVQVNDYVESVNQYTAGKLDGVTVANMDALTIPAAGGKDTSAIIIGDYSNGNDGIMLKGADTLAAIKGRQVYLVELSVSHYLLARGLNSVGMKLSDVKTVNTADADIVGAFATPEVTAAAAWNPQLSAMKETPGAKQVFSSAQIPGEILDLLCVDTATLKANPNLGKALVGIWYETTALMQRQDAEGKAARAAMAKLAGSKPDLFDGQLATTYLYADPKAAVAATSSPALITTMTRVRDFSFSKGLFGQGAKSADAVGMSFPGNKTLGDANHVTLRFDPSYMQMAADGKL
- a CDS encoding ABC transporter permease, which produces MRWVNRRIGRGSSVLLGAIPILLLVLVYLLIAASRHAANPSDKIMPLPGDMADAMSALLFQPDQLSGQLIFWADTVASLQRLGTGLCLSALSALLVGLLLGVLPPVRATFGPLVTGIAVIPPVALLPILFIAFGLGETSKVALIFIGIAPFMIRDVAAHIIALPREQIVKAQTLGASSWQVMLRVALPQAMPRLIQAVRLSLGPAWVFLISAEAIASDIGLGYRIFLVRRYLSMDIILPYVAWIALLAIVMDMILMWFSRRFFPWAHGASH